The Metabacillus litoralis genome contains a region encoding:
- a CDS encoding helix-turn-helix transcriptional regulator, whose product MSHIEFFAPPSPTFIQGGIAIFEEGKKHFRRVFTVFDLIYVKSGELFITEDEIPYIVRKGQYILLVPGFEHYGHKGSSMRTEYYWLHFAIPTHYELVDEGITNWADIHISKGDHETPPTYKFSIPCLGEIENTNFLETIFLNILNVDHQTPDYQLRQQLHFHEFLLYLQKEACKIPTAAEKVVDGAVNYIQEHYKEEVKMEDIAAALHFHPDYVTRCMQKIVGETPNMYLNKYRMNQAKKLLATTDDKIANIAKEVGIEDSTYFSKLFKRMEGTSPIEYRKMILRR is encoded by the coding sequence ATGTCTCATATTGAGTTTTTTGCACCGCCTTCTCCCACTTTTATTCAGGGGGGAATTGCTATTTTTGAAGAAGGCAAAAAGCATTTTCGAAGAGTTTTTACTGTATTTGATTTGATTTATGTAAAATCTGGTGAATTATTTATAACAGAAGATGAAATTCCTTACATAGTAAGAAAAGGACAATATATTCTTTTAGTTCCTGGTTTTGAACATTATGGTCATAAAGGCAGCTCAATGAGGACAGAGTACTATTGGCTACATTTTGCCATTCCAACGCATTATGAGCTTGTGGACGAGGGGATTACGAATTGGGCGGATATTCACATTTCAAAGGGAGATCATGAGACACCACCAACTTATAAATTCTCTATACCTTGCTTAGGGGAAATTGAGAATACAAATTTTTTAGAAACGATTTTTCTTAATATTTTAAATGTGGATCATCAAACACCGGATTATCAGCTAAGACAGCAGCTGCACTTCCATGAATTTTTATTATATTTACAAAAGGAAGCATGCAAAATTCCAACAGCAGCTGAGAAGGTTGTGGACGGAGCTGTTAATTATATACAAGAGCATTATAAAGAAGAGGTGAAAATGGAGGACATCGCAGCTGCTCTTCACTTTCACCCGGATTATGTAACGCGTTGTATGCAAAAAATCGTCGGTGAAACTCCGAATATGTATTTAAACAAATACCGAATGAATCAAGCAAAAAAACTATTAGCAACAACTGATGATAAAATTGCCAACATAGCAAAAGAAGTAGGAATTGAGGACTCCACTTATTTTTCAAAGCTTTTCAAAAGGATGGAGGGAACCAGTCCAATTGAGTATCGAAAAATGATTCTTAGAAGGTAA
- the asnB gene encoding asparagine synthase (glutamine-hydrolyzing), with amino-acid sequence MCGITGWVNFKGNIRTEQETVKKMAETLAKRGPDDTNIWGEDHVQFGHKRLVVVDPAGGIQPMTRTKEGNSYTICYNGELYNTEDIRKELLSRGYTFKGHSDTEVLLQSYIEWEEECVHRLNGIFAFAVWDSKKEKLFIGRDRLGVKPLFYKEENGSILFASELKAILAHPSVSAKLDKSGLSEIFGVGPSRTPGVGVFKGIDELRPAHALVYTKNGLKKWRYWDVESKPHEDSVEETADKVRFLFTDAVKRQLVSDVPLCTFLSGGVDSSAITAVAAEHYKKEGKGQLHTYSIDYEDNEKFFKANEFQPNSDGPWIKKMSEAFNTNHHRCVISQQELVDHLIEATSVRDLPGMADVDSSLLWFCREIKKDFVVGLSGECADEIFGGYPWFHRPEDLANSAFPWMRSTDERVSLLKPEWQDKLNLNEYVQARYQETVNETPLLEGESEVEAQRRQLFYLNMHWFMTNLLDRKDRMSMGASLEVRVPFADHRLVEYVWNIPWEVKMHGDREKGILRKALEGLLPNEVLYRKKSPYPKTHNPEYTRLVTNWLKSLVSQKDSILHELLNKQKLNDIIETEGKAFQVPWFGQLMSGPQLLAHLAQIHVWFDSYSIDIDER; translated from the coding sequence ATGTGCGGAATAACAGGTTGGGTAAATTTTAAAGGAAATATACGCACTGAGCAAGAAACGGTTAAGAAAATGGCAGAAACATTAGCAAAAAGAGGGCCAGATGACACGAACATTTGGGGAGAAGATCATGTACAATTTGGTCATAAACGACTAGTTGTCGTTGACCCTGCCGGTGGTATTCAACCAATGACGCGGACAAAAGAAGGAAACTCTTATACGATTTGCTATAACGGTGAGCTTTACAATACTGAGGATATTAGAAAAGAACTTCTTTCAAGAGGATACACATTTAAAGGGCATTCTGATACAGAGGTTTTGCTTCAATCCTATATTGAATGGGAAGAAGAATGTGTACATCGTTTAAACGGAATATTTGCTTTTGCGGTTTGGGATTCAAAGAAAGAAAAATTATTTATCGGTAGAGATCGCTTAGGAGTAAAACCTTTATTTTATAAAGAAGAGAACGGATCTATCTTATTTGCGTCAGAGCTGAAAGCAATTCTAGCTCATCCTTCTGTTTCGGCTAAACTTGATAAATCAGGTCTTTCTGAAATATTTGGTGTTGGACCTTCTAGAACTCCTGGTGTTGGAGTTTTTAAAGGAATTGATGAGCTGCGTCCAGCTCATGCCTTAGTTTATACAAAAAATGGCTTAAAGAAGTGGCGTTATTGGGATGTAGAAAGCAAACCACATGAAGATTCTGTTGAAGAAACAGCTGATAAGGTAAGATTTTTATTCACAGATGCTGTAAAACGTCAATTAGTATCAGATGTGCCATTATGTACGTTCCTTTCTGGCGGAGTTGACTCAAGTGCGATTACAGCTGTTGCTGCAGAACATTATAAAAAAGAAGGAAAAGGGCAACTTCATACTTATTCTATCGATTATGAAGATAATGAAAAATTCTTTAAAGCCAATGAGTTTCAACCAAACTCAGATGGTCCGTGGATAAAGAAAATGAGTGAGGCATTTAATACCAATCATCATCGCTGCGTAATTTCCCAACAGGAATTAGTCGATCATCTAATTGAAGCAACTTCTGTTCGTGACTTGCCTGGTATGGCAGATGTGGATTCATCCTTATTGTGGTTCTGTCGCGAAATTAAAAAAGACTTTGTTGTTGGATTGTCAGGTGAATGTGCAGATGAAATTTTTGGAGGGTATCCTTGGTTCCATCGCCCTGAGGATTTAGCAAATTCAGCATTTCCATGGATGCGTTCAACAGATGAGCGAGTGTCGTTATTAAAGCCTGAGTGGCAAGATAAATTAAATCTTAATGAATATGTTCAAGCTCGCTATCAAGAAACAGTTAACGAAACACCGCTGCTTGAAGGTGAATCAGAGGTTGAAGCGCAAAGACGTCAACTATTCTACTTAAATATGCATTGGTTCATGACAAATCTCTTAGATCGAAAAGATCGCATGAGTATGGGCGCCAGCTTAGAGGTTCGTGTTCCGTTTGCTGATCATCGTCTTGTTGAATATGTATGGAACATTCCTTGGGAAGTAAAAATGCATGGCGATCGCGAAAAAGGAATTTTACGAAAAGCGTTAGAGGGACTTCTTCCTAATGAGGTTCTTTACCGCAAGAAAAGTCCTTACCCGAAAACACATAATCCAGAGTATACAAGATTAGTAACAAACTGGTTGAAATCTTTAGTAAGCCAAAAAGATTCGATTTTACATGAGTTGTTAAATAAGCAAAAGCTTAATGATATTATCGAAACAGAGGGCAAAGCATTCCAGGTTCCTTGGTTCGGTCAATTAATGTCAGGTCCACAGCTCCTTGCTCATTTAGCACAAATTCATGTTTGGTTTGATAGCTATTCAATCGATATTGATGAAAGATAG
- a CDS encoding MATE family efflux transporter → MAFERQGRKITLFALTWPIFIETLLHMLMGNADTLMLSQYSDNSVAAVGVSNQILFLLIVMFGFIATGTTILVAQYIGGTNYKDAKEVSTVSLSANLLFSILISVVIVIASEDILQLMNLPPELMPDATIYLQLVGGFSFVQALIMTSGAILKSYGYTKDTMYLTIGMNLLNIIGNYFFIFGPFGFPVLGVQGVAISTVVSRIIGLFVILYILKKRVHFTLNLKELFKLPVHHLKNLLHIGVPTAGEQLSYNTSQMVITVFITMIGTEALTTKVYAQNLMMLILLFSLAVSQGTQILVGYMIGAKDYEAAYKRCLQSLYSGIIISTLMAVIFSLFSDRLLGIFSSNERILEVGGILILLTIILEPGRAFNMIIISSLRATGDIRFPTYVGILSMWGVAVPIAYILGIHFDLGLVGVWIAFIADEWVRGIIMLYRWKSRAWMTKRFSQHAAVS, encoded by the coding sequence ATGGCATTTGAAAGACAAGGTCGTAAAATCACATTATTTGCACTAACATGGCCAATTTTCATTGAGACTCTTCTGCATATGTTAATGGGAAATGCTGATACATTGATGCTTAGTCAATACTCTGATAACTCAGTAGCTGCTGTTGGAGTTTCCAACCAAATTTTATTTCTATTAATCGTCATGTTTGGATTTATTGCAACAGGTACAACTATACTTGTTGCTCAATATATAGGTGGTACTAATTATAAAGATGCCAAAGAGGTATCAACGGTTTCTCTTTCTGCCAATCTATTATTTAGTATTCTGATTAGTGTTGTCATTGTCATCGCAAGTGAAGACATCCTACAATTGATGAACTTACCACCAGAACTAATGCCGGATGCTACGATTTATTTACAGCTTGTTGGAGGCTTTTCCTTTGTGCAAGCATTAATCATGACATCAGGAGCTATTCTTAAAAGCTATGGCTATACAAAAGACACTATGTATTTAACAATCGGCATGAACCTGCTTAACATTATCGGGAACTATTTCTTTATTTTTGGTCCATTCGGATTTCCGGTACTAGGTGTTCAAGGGGTTGCTATATCCACAGTTGTTTCAAGGATCATCGGCCTTTTTGTCATCCTCTATATTTTAAAGAAGCGTGTTCACTTTACCCTTAACTTAAAAGAGCTCTTTAAGCTTCCGGTACACCATCTTAAAAATCTGCTTCATATTGGGGTTCCTACAGCTGGTGAGCAACTTTCTTACAATACGTCGCAAATGGTTATTACAGTCTTCATTACAATGATTGGGACCGAAGCTTTAACCACAAAGGTCTATGCTCAAAATCTGATGATGCTTATTCTATTATTCAGCTTAGCCGTTAGCCAAGGTACACAAATTCTAGTTGGGTACATGATTGGGGCAAAAGATTATGAAGCTGCATATAAAAGATGCTTACAAAGCCTATATTCTGGAATCATTATCTCTACGCTTATGGCCGTAATCTTCTCGCTCTTCTCTGATCGTTTACTAGGTATTTTCTCCTCCAATGAACGTATACTTGAAGTCGGTGGGATCCTGATCCTCCTAACCATCATTCTTGAACCAGGCAGAGCCTTTAATATGATTATCATCAGCTCATTACGGGCTACGGGTGATATCCGCTTTCCAACCTACGTAGGAATACTGTCGATGTGGGGAGTCGCCGTACCAATTGCTTATATCCTCGGCATTCATTTTGATCTAGGGCTCGTCGGTGTCTGGATTGCCTTTATCGCTGACGAATGGGTACGAGGTATTATTATGCTCTATCGCTGGAAATCCAGAGCATGGATGACGAAACGCTTTTCTCAACATGCTGCGGTTTCATGA
- a CDS encoding histidine kinase N-terminal 7TM domain-containing diguanylate cyclase encodes MNQELVMYILISVLGGSISIFLCGYGLVKIKDAPGGRYYVLATFMCAVFAFGYAFELASTTLEQMKIWLRVEYLALPFIPVFILLMCFDYVGKKLKQWAYILLFGIPILTITMHYTNEFHHIYYTSMDVRTDTPFPVLQLEGGPWFYIHSIFLYVCIVISVGILLMQFRKVTHKFRLQTSLMIAGLLVPVMGSVFYITDTSPSNIDLGPVSMSITFILHGFALLSFQMFNLVPIARETVFESIEEGVIVLNQHDVIVDYNSAIVPVLPSFGPHAIGKAVRDVLNDHPLLLDLIFEKQEGDYQLKIGDVTNYFYIKFSPVKTKQSALIGKIITLVNVTERVNMEKKLKELASIDGLTKIYNRTYFLDKASAMIKDLSVSGGYLSIIMFDIDHFKMINDLYGHDAGDHVLIDVAALTKEYLRNQDLFARYGGEEFIICMPDTTGLEAYELVDNLRKKVSESFTTASNNKIHITSSYGISTILLNSEKGNLTIQELMRQADQALYAAKRHGRNCVQVYEMEGQYV; translated from the coding sequence ATGAACCAGGAATTGGTCATGTACATCCTGATTAGTGTTTTGGGTGGCTCAATAAGTATTTTTTTATGTGGTTATGGTTTAGTGAAAATAAAAGATGCTCCAGGTGGCAGATATTATGTTTTGGCAACATTTATGTGCGCTGTATTTGCGTTTGGCTATGCATTTGAGCTCGCGAGTACTACTTTGGAGCAAATGAAGATTTGGTTAAGAGTGGAATATTTGGCTTTGCCGTTTATTCCAGTATTTATTTTGCTTATGTGTTTTGACTATGTAGGAAAGAAGCTTAAGCAATGGGCTTACATTCTTTTATTTGGCATTCCGATTTTGACGATTACAATGCATTACACAAATGAATTTCATCATATTTATTACACATCTATGGATGTAAGAACAGATACTCCTTTTCCTGTACTACAACTTGAGGGTGGCCCCTGGTTCTATATTCACTCTATCTTTTTATACGTTTGTATTGTTATTAGTGTTGGGATACTTCTAATGCAGTTTCGGAAAGTAACACATAAATTTCGTTTGCAAACGAGCTTGATGATTGCTGGGTTATTAGTTCCTGTAATGGGAAGTGTTTTTTATATAACTGATACGAGTCCAAGTAATATTGATCTTGGACCAGTTTCAATGAGTATTACCTTTATTCTCCATGGTTTTGCATTGTTATCCTTCCAGATGTTTAACCTAGTACCAATTGCGAGAGAAACCGTGTTTGAAAGCATAGAAGAAGGGGTGATTGTCTTAAATCAACATGATGTGATTGTTGATTACAACTCAGCTATTGTTCCGGTTCTTCCATCGTTTGGTCCACATGCTATTGGAAAAGCTGTTAGAGATGTTCTGAACGATCACCCACTGCTTTTGGATCTCATTTTTGAAAAACAGGAAGGAGATTATCAGTTAAAAATTGGTGATGTAACGAACTATTTTTATATTAAGTTTTCTCCTGTCAAAACGAAGCAAAGTGCATTAATCGGGAAAATTATCACCTTAGTAAATGTAACAGAACGAGTAAATATGGAGAAAAAGTTAAAAGAGCTAGCAAGTATAGATGGATTAACAAAGATTTATAATCGAACCTATTTTCTGGATAAAGCAAGTGCTATGATAAAGGACTTGTCTGTGAGCGGTGGCTACCTATCTATTATTATGTTTGATATAGATCATTTTAAAATGATAAATGATCTATATGGACATGATGCTGGAGACCATGTTTTAATCGACGTCGCAGCATTAACAAAGGAGTATTTAAGGAATCAGGATTTGTTTGCACGCTACGGTGGGGAAGAGTTTATCATCTGCATGCCGGATACAACCGGCTTGGAAGCATATGAGTTAGTAGATAACTTACGAAAGAAAGTGTCGGAGTCTTTTACAACAGCTAGTAATAATAAGATTCATATAACATCTAGTTATGGAATATCAACTATTCTTTTAAATTCGGAGAAGGGAAATCTTACTATTCAAGAGCTCATGAGACAAGCTGACCAAGCTTTATATGCGGCAAAAAGGCACGGTAGAAATTGTGTGCAGGTGTATGAGATGGAAGGGCAGTATGTTTAA